From a region of the Buteo buteo chromosome 7, bButBut1.hap1.1, whole genome shotgun sequence genome:
- the TMEM97 gene encoding sigma intracellular receptor 2, translated as MAAAPRCRERLFAFYFLSHIPVTLLIDLQALLPAGLHPRALTELLQWYAATFRDPMMLQPPEWFKAFIYCEAFLQMPFFPIAVYAFLKGGCKWIRTPAIIYSTHVATTLFAILAHILFHDFSKSEHLGPQTQRERLILLSIYMPYLLIPLLILFTMLYNPYYNHVEKRKRK; from the exons ATGGCGGCAGCGCCGCGCTGCCGGGAGCGGCTGTTCGCCTTCTACTTCCTCTCGCACATCCCCGTCACGCTGCTGATCGACCTGCAGGCGCTGCTGCCCGCCGGCCTCCACCCGCGGGCC ctgaCAGAGTTGTTGCAGTGGTATGCAGCCACCTTTAGAGACCCCATGATGCTCCAGCCCCCAGAGTGGTTTAAGGCGTTTATATATTGCGAAGCCTTCTTACAAATGCCTTTCTTCCCCATTGCAGTATACGCCTTCTTAAAAG GTGGCTGCAAATGGATAAGGACTCCTGCAATTATCTACTCCACCCATGTAGCTACAACTTTGTTTGCTATCCTTGCGCATATCCTGTTCCATGATTTCTCAAAGTCTGAGCATCTGGGACCTCAGACACAACGTGAGCGCCTGATTCTGCTATCAATATACATGCCATACTTGCTGATACCACTTCTGATTCTCTTTACCATGCTCTACAACCCCTATTATAACCatgtggagaaaaggaaaaggaagtag
- the LOC142033237 gene encoding uncharacterized protein LOC142033237 isoform X1: MPEEPDALLKTVAANNTRQMFVPEDYVSTGAESKPVGVLPFSMLLSQTKLAMKTAQHSTRSFPCLSRRCNPSLVWLSQEESGTSFGQGAHRCVASLRRRVGGWRPLLERPDEYEQKRGLQRDPGGDSSPILGGTRRHAQPCRRLQGAKAGRGGRHGGNERSYGNDGFYRASLQNTQRTALGKPSSVPAVHQGLLLRGPATAGVETERSGPRTSEMGIFLKKISPSG, translated from the exons ATGCCTGAG GAGCCAGATGCTCTGTTAAAAACTGTTGCAGCCAACAACACAAGACAGATGTTTGTCCCAGAGGACTACGTCAGCACAGGGGCTGAATCCAAACCAGTAGGAGTGTT GCCTTTTTCTATGCTGCTTTCTCAGACAAAACTTGCCATGAAAACAGCACAGCACTCCACACG GTCCTTCCCGTGTCTAAGCAGGAGGTGCAACCCCAGCCTGGTCTGGCTAAGCCAAGAGGAGTCTGGGACCTCCTTCGGTCAGGGAGCGCATCGCTGCGTCGCGTCACTGCGTCGCAGGGTTGGTGGCTGGCGACCGCTGCTCGAGCGGCCTGAT GAGTATGAGCAAAAACGGGGATTGCAGCGTGACCCGGGTGGCGACTCCAgccccatcctggggggcacGCGGCGGCACGCGCAGCCCTGCCGGCGTCTCCAGGGCGCTAaggcggggcgcggcgggcggcaCGGTGGGAACGAACGCTCCTACGGGAACGATGGCTTCTACCGTGCCAGCCTGCAAAATACACAACGTACCGCGCTGGGGAAACCATCATCCGTGCCAGCAGTTCATCAGGGACTTCTCTTACGTGGCCCTGCGACTGCGGGCGTTGAAACTGAAAGGAGTGGCCCGCGTACATCCGagatgggaatttttttaaaaaaaatcagccccaGCGGATAA
- the LOC142033237 gene encoding uncharacterized protein LOC142033237 isoform X2 produces the protein MPEEPDALLKTVAANNTRQMFVPEDYVSTGAESKPVGVLSFPCLSRRCNPSLVWLSQEESGTSFGQGAHRCVASLRRRVGGWRPLLERPDEYEQKRGLQRDPGGDSSPILGGTRRHAQPCRRLQGAKAGRGGRHGGNERSYGNDGFYRASLQNTQRTALGKPSSVPAVHQGLLLRGPATAGVETERSGPRTSEMGIFLKKISPSG, from the exons ATGCCTGAG GAGCCAGATGCTCTGTTAAAAACTGTTGCAGCCAACAACACAAGACAGATGTTTGTCCCAGAGGACTACGTCAGCACAGGGGCTGAATCCAAACCAGTAGGAGTGTT GTCCTTCCCGTGTCTAAGCAGGAGGTGCAACCCCAGCCTGGTCTGGCTAAGCCAAGAGGAGTCTGGGACCTCCTTCGGTCAGGGAGCGCATCGCTGCGTCGCGTCACTGCGTCGCAGGGTTGGTGGCTGGCGACCGCTGCTCGAGCGGCCTGAT GAGTATGAGCAAAAACGGGGATTGCAGCGTGACCCGGGTGGCGACTCCAgccccatcctggggggcacGCGGCGGCACGCGCAGCCCTGCCGGCGTCTCCAGGGCGCTAaggcggggcgcggcgggcggcaCGGTGGGAACGAACGCTCCTACGGGAACGATGGCTTCTACCGTGCCAGCCTGCAAAATACACAACGTACCGCGCTGGGGAAACCATCATCCGTGCCAGCAGTTCATCAGGGACTTCTCTTACGTGGCCCTGCGACTGCGGGCGTTGAAACTGAAAGGAGTGGCCCGCGTACATCCGagatgggaatttttttaaaaaaaatcagccccaGCGGATAA
- the LOC142033237 gene encoding uncharacterized protein LOC142033237 isoform X3, whose translation MPEEPDALLKTVAANNTRQMFVPEDYVSTGAESKPVGVLPFSMLLSQTKLAMKTAQHSTRSMSKNGDCSVTRVATPAPSWGARGGTRSPAGVSRALRRGAAGGTVGTNAPTGTMASTVPACKIHNVPRWGNHHPCQQFIRDFSYVALRLRALKLKGVARVHPRWEFF comes from the exons ATGCCTGAG GAGCCAGATGCTCTGTTAAAAACTGTTGCAGCCAACAACACAAGACAGATGTTTGTCCCAGAGGACTACGTCAGCACAGGGGCTGAATCCAAACCAGTAGGAGTGTT GCCTTTTTCTATGCTGCTTTCTCAGACAAAACTTGCCATGAAAACAGCACAGCACTCCACACG GAGTATGAGCAAAAACGGGGATTGCAGCGTGACCCGGGTGGCGACTCCAgccccatcctggggggcacGCGGCGGCACGCGCAGCCCTGCCGGCGTCTCCAGGGCGCTAaggcggggcgcggcgggcggcaCGGTGGGAACGAACGCTCCTACGGGAACGATGGCTTCTACCGTGCCAGCCTGCAAAATACACAACGTACCGCGCTGGGGAAACCATCATCCGTGCCAGCAGTTCATCAGGGACTTCTCTTACGTGGCCCTGCGACTGCGGGCGTTGAAACTGAAAGGAGTGGCCCGCGTACATCCGagatgggaatttttttaa
- the IFT20 gene encoding intraflagellar transport protein 20 homolog: MAQAALGAAGLHFDELNKLRVLDPEVSRQTAQLREECGVFLEKIAEFQKIVGSLIELVDQLAKAAESEKMKAIGARNLLKSIAKQREAQEQQLQALIAEKKMQLERYRIEYETLCKIEADQNEFIDQFIFQK, from the exons ATGGCGCAGGCGGCGCTGGGCGCGGCGGGCCTCCACTTCGACGAGCTGAACAAGCTGCGGGTCCTCGACCCCGAGGTGTCGCGGCAGACGGCGCAGCTCCGGGAGGAGTGCGGGGTTTTCCTGGAGA agataGCAGAATTCCAAAAAATAGTGGGTAGCTTAATCGAACTGGTTGACCAACTGGCAAAAGCTGCGGAAAGTGAGAAGATGAAG GCCATCGGTGCACGAAATTTGCTGAAGTCTATagcaaagcaaagagaagcTCAGGAACAGCAACTTCAGGCTTTAATAGCTGAGAAAAAGATGCAGTTGGAAAG ataccGAATAGAGTACGAGACTCTGTGTAAAATTGAAGCAGACCAGAACGAATTCATTGACcaattcatttttcagaaatag
- the TNFAIP1 gene encoding BTB/POZ domain-containing adapter for CUL3-mediated RhoA degradation protein 2: MSGDTCLTTTLCPAAGPKPKTCSFKGGSLGNKYVRLNVGGSLYYTTVQVLTRHDTMLKAMFSGRMEVLTDKEGWILIDRCGKHFGTILNYLRDDTIALPKHRQEIKELMAEAKYYLIQGLVDMCQAALQDKKDLYEPVCSIPIITSPKEEERLIESSMKPVVKLLYNRSNNKYSYTSNSDDNLLKNIELFDKLSLRFNGRVLFIKDVIGDEICCWSFYGQGRKLAEVCCTSIVYATEKKQTKVEFPEARIYEETLNVLLYETPRVPDNSLLEATSRSRSQASHSEDDEGFELRDRVRRIHVKRYSTYDDRQLGH, from the exons ATGTCGGGGGACACGTGTCTAACCACCACCCTTTGTCCAGCTGCAGGGCCGAAGCCCAAAACTTGCAGCTTCAAAGGGGGCAGCCTTGGTAACAAGTATGTGCGACTGAATGTTGGGGGCTCTTTATATTACACTACAGTACAAGTACTGACCAGGCATGACACAATGCTTAAGGCCATGTTCAGCGGCAGAATGGAGGTGCTCACAGACAAGGAAG GCTGGATCCTTATAGACCGTTGCGGGAAGCACTTTGGAACAATTTTAAACTATCTCCGAGATGACACGATTGCACTTCCAAAACACAGACAGGAGATCAAAGAGTTGATGGCAGAAGCCAAATACTATCTCATTCAGGGCTTAGTGGACATGTGCCAAGCGGCCCTGCAG gACAAGAAAGACTTGTATGAACCTGTCTGTAGCATCCCTATTATCACATCTccaaaagaagaagagagactGATAGAATCATCAATGAAA CCTGTTGTTAAGCTGCTTTATAATAGAAGCAACAATAAATACTCCTACACCAG taacTCAGATGACAACTTACTGAAGAACATAGAACTGTTTGACAAACTATCTCTCCGATTCAACGGCAGAGTTCTTTTCATTAAGGATGTTATAGGGGATGAAATCTGCTGCTGGTCTTTCTATGGACAGGGTCGGAAACTTGCTGAAGTCTGTTGTACCTCTATAGTGTATGCTACAGAGAAGAAGCAAACCAAG GTTGAATTCCCTGAGGCACGAATTTATGAGGAAACGCTAAATGTCTTGCTATATGAAACACCACGGGTTCCTGATAACTCTCTGCTGGAAGCAACAAGTAGGAGCCGAAGCCAGGCATCTCACAGTGAGGATGATGAGGGTTTTGAACTTCGTGACCGAGTGCGCCGAATCCATGTGAAGAGATATAGCACCTATGATGACCGTCAGCTTGGCCACTAG